The nucleotide window AGCCAAACCACCGCCAGACCGGATCgtgccccatcccacctcacaCCGGATCGGATCCCAATCTGTGTTCACACCGGATCGGCTCCAAACCAGATCCCAATCGGACCCAGACCGGATCCCGCCCCAACCCACGCTCACACCGGATCGACTCCAAACCGGATCCCAATCCACATTCACACTGGATTGGCCCTAAACCAAAGGGACCCACACTGGATCCCCTCCCAACCCACACTCACACCGGAACGGCTCCAAACCGGATCCCATCCCGCCCTGTTCTCACGCCACATCGGTTCTGGAGCGGATCCCGCTCCGATCCACACTGGATCCGATTCGGATTCCTGTTTGGCTCCAGATCAGATCCAGATCACATCCGACGGCCCCTGGACTGGATCCCCAAAGCGGATCCCAACTGGAACCAGACTGGATCCCACCCCAACCCGCGTTTACACCGGATCAGCTCCAAACCGGATCCCCTTCCGAGAGGATTCTGCCCTGATCCGCCCTCACACACCGTTGGCTCCTGACCAGATCCTCTTCCGACCCCGGCTCACGTCCCATCGGCTCCGGATCAGATCCCGACCCATGTTCACACCCGATCGGTCCCAGATTGGATCCCAAAGAGGAGAATCGGCTCCAAACCGGATCCCACTCCCCTTTGGCCGACACCTGCGTCCACTCGGGCCCAAAGCGGATCCCAACCTCTTTGCAGCCCATCGGCTCCGGATCCGCTCCCGCCACACGTCCACACCCACCCGGCTCTGAAGCGGATCCGCTCCCGCTCCGAAGCTGCCGCCCAGGGCCGGATCCCCTGGGTGGGGGCTGGACCCGCCCCTCCAATCCACAGCCACTCCCGATTGGATCCCGGCCGGATCCCGCCCCAACCCAGCGTCGCTCCGGCCCGCGGCCGCTTCCTGCCCCGACCGGATCCCGACCGGATCCCATCCCGCGCCCCGTGGCCCTCTCCCAACTGGTTTGAGACGGGATCTCACTCCTCTTGGATCACAAATCTGATCCCAGACCAGATCCTGATCTGGAGTCGCTCCGGATTGTCCCAGACCAGATCCTGATCCGGAGTCACTCTGGATTATCCCAGACCAGATCCTGATCCGGGAGTCACTCCGGATTGTCCCAAACCAGATCCTGATCCGGGAGTCGCTCCGGATTGTCCCAGAGCAGATCCTGATCCGGAGTCGCTCCGGATTGTCCCAGAGCAGATCCTGATCCGGAGTCGCTCTGGATTGTCCCAGAGCAGATCCTGATCCGGAGTCGCTCCGGATTGTCCCAGAGCAGATCCTGATCCGGGAGTCACTCCGGATTGTCCCACACCTGATCCTGATCCAGGAGCCACTCCAGATTGTCCCAAACCAGATCCTGATCCGGAGTCGCTCCGGATTGTCCCAGACCAGATCCCACTGtaggagctgctcctgcagagtGGATTCCATCCGAACCGATCACTGCTCCCGACTGGCTCCGCACTGGATCTCACCGCGATTGAACCCCACTCCCAATCGGCTCCAGACCGGATCCCATCGGAATCAAACTCTGCTGCCAATCAGCTCCAGGCCGGACCCCTCCCTCTGGATCACCGATCGGTCCCAGGTTGGATCCCGCCCCTATCGATCACCCATCCGGATTGGTCCGAGATCAGATCCCGCCCCTCCGGACCGCCATGAGACCGGATCCCACCTGGATTGATCCCACCCCCAGATCGATCCCAATTGGTCCAAGACCGGATCCCTTACAAACACTGTTCCCGATCGATCGGCTCCAGCCCGGATCCCGTCCCGATGGATCTCCCCTCCCAATCGGCTCCCGCCCCGATGGATCTCCCATTCTGATCAGCTCCAGCCCGGATCCCACCCCAATGGATCTCCTCTCCGGATTGGCTCCAGAGCGGATCCCACCCCTATGGATCTCCCATCCCCATCGGCTCCAGCCCCTATGGATCTCCATTCCGATCGGCTCCAGAATGGATCCCACCCCTATGGATCTCCCAGCCCCATCGGCTCCAGCCCTGATGGATCTCCTTTCCCTATCAGCTCCAGAGCGGATCCCGTCCCAATGGATCTCCCGTCCCCATCGGCTCCAGCCCCTATGGATCTCCTCTCCGGATTGGCTCCAGACCAGATCCCACCCCGATGGATCTCCTCTCCCGATCGGCTCCCACCCCTATGGATCTCCCATCCGCATCGGCTCCAGCCCCTATGGATCTCCTCTCCGATCGGCTCCAGAGTGGATCCCACCCCTATGGATCTCCTCTCCTGATCAGCTCCAGCCCGGATCCCACTCCGATGGATCTCCCATCCCCATCGGCTCCAGCCCCGATGGATCTCCTCTCCGATTGGCTCCAGAGTGGATCCCACCCCTATGGATCTCCCAGCCCCGTCGGCTCCAGCCCCTATGGATCTCCTCTCCGCTCGGCTCCAGCCCGGATCCCACCCCTATGGATCTCCTCTCCCGATCGGCTCCAGACCGGATCCCACCCCTATGGATCTCCTCTCCGCTCGGCTCCAGCCCCTATGGATCTCCTCTCCGCTCGGCTCCAGCCCGGATCCCACCCCTATGGATCTCCTCTCGGCTTGGCTCCCGCCCCTATGGATCTCCTCTCCGATCAGCTCCAGCCCAGATCCCACTCCAATGGATCTCCTCTCCGATCGGCTCCCGCCCCTATGGATCTCCCATCCCCATCGGCTCCAGCCCCTATGGATCTCCTCTCCGATTGGCTCCCGCCCCTATGGATCGGCTCCCGCCCCTCTGGATCGGCTCCCGCCCCTATGGATCTCTCTCCTCTCGGCTCAGCTCCCGCCCCGATGGATCGGCTCCCGCCCCTCTGGATCGGCTCCCGCCCCGATGGATCTCCCGTCCCGGTCGGCTCCGGAGCGGCTCCCGTGGCACCCAGCGCCCCCCCTTAGTGCAAATGCCTCCCTCCGGCTAAAAACGCGGAACCCCAACCTGGAAGAACGAGGAAAACGGCGCTGGGGGAGGGGCGGCGCCCCCCCCGTCCcctccccccaaatcccctcccccccccccttcggggcgccccccccttccccccaatTTTGGAGCCGAAGGTGCgcgggggatgggggggggggggaggggcgcCCCTCGCTGTGCTTTTCCGTAACAAAACCGGGAGGGGAGGGGTGTCGGGATGGGGGGGGgtctgtccgtccgtccgtccgtccgtccgtccgtcgGTCGGGGCTCACAGTCAGCTGACTCGCTCGGGAAGAGGCGTCCTGGTGTCGACCGGCTCTTCCCGGCCCGGCGGCCGCGGCACGGAGGAGGCGTtgggcggtggcggcggcggcggtggcggcgccgaagaggaggaggaggaggaagaggagaaggacgAGGAAGAAGAGGACGAGGAAGAGGACGAGGAAGGGGGGAGCGCAGTGTCTTTGTGCTCGGCCTCCCCCCGCGGTTTGTACGGCACCGCCGCCGCAGTCTTTGCCGCCTCCTTGGCGCAACCGTCAGGCGCCGGCGGTTTCTCCCGCTcgtcgccgccgccgccgcccttCCCGCTCAGGTCCTgtggcggcggcgcggggctgcCGCTGTCCCTGGGGGGCGGCTCGGCCGCCGCTGCCGTCGCCCCCGGTTCCTTCCTGGTGGCGGCGGCGGACGGCGGCAGCGCGGTGCCGCGGCCTTTGGGGCTGCTCTCCTTGCTGCGCCGGCCGGGGCTGCGGGCGCTGCGCGGTCCCTTGGCGCCGTGTTCCGGCGGCGGCGGAGCCGCTTCCCGCACCTCCAACACCACCGCTTCCCGCGTCTTCCGCTTCTTGATGGGCAACACCGTCTCCTGCACCGACGGCGGCGTCGACGCCTTCTTCTTCGCCTCCGGCGCCGCTCCTACCGGGCTGCCCGTTCCCGTCGCTCCCGCCGGCTTGCGGCCTCGTTTCTTCGGCACGGCTTGGCTATCCGGCTCCGTTTTCCGCTTCCGACCGGGCCGTTTGATGGCCAAGACCTGTGTGGAGGTGGTGGCGGCGCCGGGTTCGCCGCGAGCGCCGGCTTGGCCCGGTTGGAAGGGCATCTTCACCAGGAGTTTGCCGGAGCTCTTCTCGATCACCCGCTTGACCTGAACCCCCTCGGACGGCGCCGCCTTCGGCTTGGCGGCCCCGCTGCCCTTGGGGCGGCCCCGGCCGCGGCCCGTGCCGGAGCCTTTGGGTGATTTGGGCTTCTTGGGCGGGCGCTGCTCGCGCCGCGAGGGGCTGCCGCGGCCCGTGACGGTGAAATCGAAGTCGTTGGGATCCAGGGAGGTGTCGCCCACCTTCTCGAAGTAGGCGATCAGCTCCACCTTGGAGCGGAAGGCTTTGCCCTGCGGActaagggagaggaaagagggattTAGGCGGGCGGCGAGCACCGGATGGGCGGCGCGGCGCGCTGCCGGCACTCACTTGATCAGGTAGACGTCGTATTTCCCCGCCGATCGGCCCGATTTCCGCTGCTTCAGCTTGCGGGTCCAGCCCTCGGGCAGCGTGGGGTCGTCGTACATCGGCCCCCGGTCCCGGATGATGGAGCGGCGCTGTTTGGGAGACGCTGAAGCTTCCGGCGCCGCCGGGGCCGTCCCGGCTCCTTCCGACGTCTCGGCTTTGCCGGCCTCAGCCGGCTCGGCGGAAGGCTGCGTCGGCTCCTCCGGTTTCTCGTCCTTCCGCTCCTTCCTCACCTTCTTGGCCTTCGGCGGCCGCTCCTTCAGCCCCTGAAGGTTCTCCTCCGCTTTCTCCTCCCTGGAATGAAAGAGAGGGATCAGTGCCGGCACGGAGCCGGAGACGCCGGCGCCTGGGAAAGCAGAGCCGGAACCGGCGGCTCCCGCGGGGGAAAACGGCGCAGAAATGGGCAAAGGGGGGATTGGAGCCGCGGGGCGGCCGGGATCCGTATCCGCTCGGACCGTAACGCAGCCGGAGCCGCACACGCCGGAGCTGCAGGGACCGGAGCCGCAGGCCTGCCGCCATCCAGCCGCCGCAGCCACGGAGCCGGCAAGGAGAGGGAGGCTGGGAATCAAAGCTTCGTTAGCGCCGGATCCTGTGCCACGATGCGGGAACGACGGCCCTTCCAGGGTCTCGGAGACGCCACGGCGACGCCGACCCCCTCAGCGCCAGGCCTGGAATCGGCCCCCCTGCTGCCGTTGGTCACGGCCCTAATTAGGCCCGGCGCTAATTGGAGCCATCAGACGCCGGAGATCGCGGCGATGTCGGTGTCCGGTGCGTAACGGGAGCGTGAGGAGCGCCGGAATAGAGACACTTCCCGATGGCCGCGGTACCGTCCTGGCGCTCCGGACGCAGCGAGGAGGCCGTGGTGCGGCGATCCCGGTGATCCGGGTCAGAGCGCAGCGTTCCGGAGGGCGATCCGGGGCCAAGCCAGCGTACGGCACAACCAAAGTGCGGCGCTCCGGACGGTGAGCGGCGTTCCGGGGGGCGCAGAAGGGGATCCCCATCGGCTTCCAGACAGCATCGACGCGGCACGAGGGCGGCCGGATCGGCACGAGGGCGCGGCGCCGCCTCCAGGGGCGGCGAGGGCGGATTTGGGccaatttggcccatttttGGGGCGCTTTTTGAGAGATTTGGGGGCTCCATTTGGGCCGGTTTGGGGTAATTTGGTGAGCATcgcttttggggggttttggggcgcGGCGAGGGC belongs to Cuculus canorus isolate bCucCan1 chromosome 32, bCucCan1.pri, whole genome shotgun sequence and includes:
- the MECP2 gene encoding methyl-CpG-binding protein 2; the protein is MAAPSGAEERLEEKAEENLQGLKERPPKAKKVRKERKDEKPEEPTQPSAEPAEAGKAETSEGAGTAPAAPEASASPKQRRSIIRDRGPMYDDPTLPEGWTRKLKQRKSGRSAGKYDVYLINPQGKAFRSKVELIAYFEKVGDTSLDPNDFDFTVTGRGSPSRREQRPPKKPKSPKGSGTGRGRGRPKGSGAAKPKAAPSEGVQVKRVIEKSSGKLLVKMPFQPGQAGARGEPGAATTSTQVLAIKRPGRKRKTEPDSQAVPKKRGRKPAGATGTGSPVGAAPEAKKKASTPPSVQETVLPIKKRKTREAVVLEVREAAPPPPEHGAKGPRSARSPGRRSKESSPKGRGTALPPSAAATRKEPGATAAAAEPPPRDSGSPAPPPQDLSGKGGGGGDEREKPPAPDGCAKEAAKTAAAVPYKPRGEAEHKDTALPPSSSSSSSSSSSSFSSSSSSSSSAPPPPPPPPPNASSVPRPPGREEPVDTRTPLPERVS